A single genomic interval of Mucilaginibacter boryungensis harbors:
- the ychF gene encoding redox-regulated ATPase YchF, with the protein MGLQCGIVGLPNVGKSTLFNCLSNAKAQAANFPFCTIEPNVGVITVPDERLTKLTEIVQPKNVVPNVIEIVDIAGLVKGASKGEGLGNQFLANIRATNAILHVLRCFDNDNVIHVDGSVDPIRDKEIIDTELQLKDLDSIEKKISKIEKMAKTGGDKEAKKAFDVLTIYKNHLLEGKSARTAPVTEEDKEYIADIWLLTAKPVLYVCNVDEASVNTGNAYVEKVRAVAKEEGAEVLVISAQIESEIAQLESYEERQMFLEDLGLTESGVNKLIKAAYKLLNLATYFTAGVQEVRAWTITKGFTAPQAAGVIHTDFEKGFIRAEVIKYDDFVKFNGVEATIKENGKMGIEGKTYVVEDGDIMHFRFNV; encoded by the coding sequence ATGGGACTACAATGTGGTATAGTGGGTTTGCCGAATGTGGGGAAATCAACTCTTTTTAATTGCTTATCAAACGCAAAAGCGCAGGCGGCCAACTTTCCGTTTTGCACAATAGAGCCCAATGTGGGTGTAATTACCGTTCCGGATGAACGCCTGACCAAACTTACCGAGATAGTACAACCTAAAAACGTTGTCCCTAACGTAATTGAGATTGTCGACATTGCCGGCCTGGTTAAAGGCGCCAGCAAAGGCGAAGGTTTGGGCAACCAGTTTTTGGCCAACATACGCGCTACCAACGCTATTTTACATGTGCTGCGCTGTTTTGATAACGACAACGTGATCCACGTTGATGGCTCAGTTGACCCGATACGCGATAAAGAGATCATTGATACGGAACTGCAACTGAAAGATCTTGATTCGATAGAGAAGAAGATCAGCAAGATTGAAAAGATGGCCAAGACCGGTGGCGATAAGGAAGCTAAAAAAGCTTTTGATGTGCTGACCATTTACAAGAACCATTTACTGGAAGGTAAATCGGCCCGTACCGCCCCTGTTACTGAAGAAGATAAGGAATACATTGCCGATATATGGCTGCTGACCGCTAAGCCGGTACTTTACGTTTGCAATGTGGACGAGGCATCGGTAAATACCGGCAATGCTTACGTTGAAAAAGTAAGGGCGGTAGCTAAAGAAGAAGGCGCTGAAGTGCTGGTGATCTCAGCACAGATAGAATCAGAAATTGCACAGCTGGAAAGTTACGAAGAACGCCAGATGTTTTTAGAAGACCTGGGCTTAACAGAATCGGGCGTGAACAAGCTAATTAAAGCTGCTTATAAGCTGCTTAACCTGGCTACTTACTTTACCGCGGGCGTGCAGGAAGTGCGTGCCTGGACTATCACCAAAGGTTTCACCGCGCCACAAGCTGCAGGCGTCATTCATACCGATTTTGAAAAAGGCTTTATCCGCGCCGAGGTAATTAAATACGATGATTTTGTGAAGTTCAACGGCGTTGAGGCCACAATAAAAGAGAACGGCAAAATGGGCATTGAAGGCAAAACCTACGTTGTGGAAGATGGCGATATTATGCACTTCAGGTTTAATGTGTAA
- a CDS encoding glycoside hydrolase domain-containing protein, translating into MKTNHYYLSIIFTLSLNLADAQHATGTKGNPTPDLSANVNVFLGTSGDHGQMSPAASYPLSMLSIGPQTYPNTHTGYEYEAKRFLGFTHNRMEGVGCRGSGGNILIKPFVGEDVDKDLIKIAQSGSPGYYKVSFTNKVIAEMTAGQKTGMHRYTFPAGNSGYYIDLAHTLANKFVAEEHVTTGNTLSGWVEARTTCSVGTYKIYYYIEFSQLIQWKDKPKHKLVGTFTAASAPAEIRVGMSSVNTGYARSSIFRGTFDQLRKDTRDAWNTMLGRFTVTGAPDRTRLFYSLLYRTLQSPYQISESDGVFRGTDGKVDKSTEVRYNGWAVWDNYRTQLPLLSVAWPEKYSGMVSSLASLYISGKQDYATQTEPTNTVRTEHTIVVLLDAYRKGYPVKFDKIIDSLIREVDHLDFSKPDKALESSYDTWALSEILTIIKKDDLSEKYRLKALEYKKYWEKDFKNMKANDVDRIPARDLYQGTIWQYRWFVPFDVRGLIGLTGDMPAFTAQLDQFFGDDLYNHANEPDLQAPLMFNAAGQPWKSQELMHRFAADTVIQYYFNDNSKGIDPFVDRVYKNEPKAYIRTMDDDAGAMSAWYVLAACGFSPACPGWPVYYLNVPLMKTVKLHLQDGKTFEIEVENSAPNYKYIQKATLNGKILRRNYITHQEISAGGKLTITASPVPVMDALPETWTSQLENK; encoded by the coding sequence ATGAAAACAAACCACTATTATTTGTCCATTATCTTCACCTTAAGCCTTAATCTGGCCGATGCCCAGCATGCAACAGGCACAAAGGGAAACCCCACACCTGACCTCTCAGCTAATGTTAACGTTTTTTTAGGAACGTCAGGCGACCATGGTCAGATGTCACCAGCGGCATCCTATCCTTTAAGTATGCTGAGTATCGGTCCGCAAACGTATCCGAACACGCATACGGGTTATGAATATGAAGCTAAACGCTTCTTGGGGTTCACCCATAACCGAATGGAAGGCGTAGGCTGCCGTGGCAGCGGCGGGAATATCCTGATCAAACCATTTGTTGGTGAGGATGTGGATAAGGACCTGATCAAGATCGCTCAATCCGGCTCACCGGGTTACTATAAGGTCTCGTTCACTAATAAGGTCATTGCCGAGATGACCGCGGGTCAGAAAACAGGGATGCACCGTTATACTTTCCCTGCAGGCAACAGTGGTTATTACATCGACCTTGCCCACACCCTTGCCAATAAATTTGTCGCTGAAGAACATGTGACCACCGGAAATACGCTTAGCGGCTGGGTCGAGGCCCGCACAACCTGCAGCGTCGGTACCTATAAAATATACTACTACATTGAGTTCAGTCAGCTTATCCAGTGGAAAGACAAACCTAAACATAAGTTGGTGGGTACTTTTACAGCCGCGTCCGCTCCTGCCGAGATCCGGGTGGGCATGTCATCAGTGAATACGGGGTATGCCCGGTCGTCCATATTCCGTGGGACATTCGATCAGCTCAGGAAAGACACGCGTGATGCCTGGAATACGATGCTGGGCCGGTTCACGGTAACCGGAGCCCCGGACCGTACACGGCTTTTTTATTCCTTGCTCTACCGGACGCTGCAATCTCCTTATCAGATCTCTGAAAGTGACGGTGTTTTCCGCGGCACAGATGGCAAGGTGGATAAAAGCACCGAAGTAAGGTATAATGGCTGGGCCGTGTGGGATAACTACCGGACACAGCTGCCACTGTTGTCGGTGGCCTGGCCCGAAAAGTATAGCGGAATGGTCAGCTCTTTAGCCAGTCTCTACATTTCTGGGAAACAGGATTATGCTACCCAAACCGAACCGACGAATACGGTGAGGACAGAACATACCATTGTTGTTTTACTGGATGCTTATAGAAAAGGTTATCCTGTCAAGTTCGATAAAATCATTGACTCGCTGATCAGGGAGGTCGATCACCTTGACTTTTCCAAGCCCGATAAAGCTTTGGAGTCGAGCTATGATACCTGGGCGCTTTCAGAAATCTTAACGATCATTAAAAAAGATGATCTCAGTGAAAAGTACAGGCTAAAGGCTCTTGAATACAAAAAGTACTGGGAAAAGGATTTCAAGAACATGAAGGCGAACGACGTAGACAGAATACCGGCCAGGGACCTTTATCAAGGGACGATCTGGCAATACCGCTGGTTCGTTCCGTTCGACGTGAGGGGATTGATCGGTTTGACGGGCGACATGCCTGCTTTCACGGCTCAGCTTGACCAGTTCTTTGGCGACGACCTTTATAACCACGCGAACGAGCCCGACTTACAGGCACCACTGATGTTCAACGCGGCTGGTCAGCCCTGGAAATCCCAGGAACTGATGCATCGTTTCGCCGCGGATACAGTGATCCAGTATTATTTCAACGATAACAGTAAAGGTATCGATCCGTTCGTAGACAGAGTTTACAAAAACGAACCCAAGGCCTATATCCGTACCATGGACGATGATGCTGGCGCAATGTCTGCCTGGTATGTGCTGGCCGCGTGTGGTTTTTCTCCGGCATGTCCGGGCTGGCCGGTCTACTACCTGAATGTCCCATTAATGAAAACAGTAAAACTTCATCTGCAGGACGGTAAAACGTTTGAGATCGAAGTTGAAAATTCTGCACCAAATTATAAATACATACAAAAAGCAACACTGAACGGCAAGATTCTCCGTCGTAACTATATCACTCACCAGGAAATTAGCGCTGGTGGTAAACTGACAATCACAGCCTCACCGGTCCCTGTCATGGATGCGCTCCCTGAAACCTGGACCAGCCAACTTGAAAATAAATAA
- a CDS encoding SGNH/GDSL hydrolase family protein produces the protein MKYNFFGYKLTVFVLMAGLLTGLSVKAQDWPNLKRYQTANEQVKDSTINVVYMGDSITDFWLKSSPDFFSGHHYAGRGISGQVSPQMLIRFRQDVINLKPKAVVLLCGTNDIAGNKGPSTLEMIADNISSMCELAKANHIKVVLCSVLPANKFPWKPDLEPAEPIIKLNAWIKAYAQEHRFAYVDYYQAMVNEEKGMKAGYTEDGVHPNKAGYTVMEGIIQPVLEKLL, from the coding sequence ATGAAATACAATTTCTTTGGATATAAATTAACTGTTTTTGTACTTATGGCCGGTTTATTGACTGGCCTTTCTGTGAAGGCCCAGGACTGGCCTAACCTGAAACGATATCAAACTGCTAACGAGCAGGTTAAGGATTCCACGATCAACGTGGTTTACATGGGTGATTCCATTACCGACTTTTGGTTAAAGTCTTCCCCTGATTTCTTTTCGGGCCACCACTATGCAGGCCGGGGTATCAGTGGCCAGGTTTCGCCGCAAATGTTGATCAGGTTCAGGCAGGATGTGATCAATTTAAAGCCAAAAGCAGTAGTACTCCTTTGCGGTACAAATGACATTGCCGGTAATAAAGGGCCGTCCACATTGGAAATGATAGCAGATAATATCAGCTCCATGTGTGAACTCGCCAAGGCCAATCACATCAAAGTTGTTTTATGTTCTGTATTGCCTGCCAATAAATTTCCCTGGAAACCTGATCTCGAACCCGCTGAGCCTATTATCAAGCTAAATGCCTGGATCAAGGCCTATGCACAAGAACATCGTTTCGCGTATGTGGATTATTATCAAGCGATGGTCAATGAGGAAAAAGGCATGAAGGCCGGTTATACGGAAGATGGTGTACATCCCAACAAAGCTGGTTACACAGTGATGGAAGGAATTATCCAGCCAGTTCTTGAAAAGCTGCTTTGA
- a CDS encoding ABC transporter ATP-binding protein, with amino-acid sequence MKDLAYLNKFIWKYRWYLLPGILFVIISNIFSVLPAQVIRLAFDLVTDNIGTYHLFAGFQQQSSIYSVFSYSLFLFGVLVLVLALISGAFLFFMRQTLILMSRHIEYDLKNAIYKHYQILSLAFYRRHNTGDLMNRATEDVTRVRMYLGPGIMYTLNTIVRFVLVIYAMLSVNTRLALFSILPMPILVFSIYYVNSIINHRSELIQQRLSSLSSFVQENFSGIRVIKSYVREKFVQQSFATESEGYKTQSMSLVQAQAMFYPLMLLLIGVSNVIIIYVGGVEVMKGNLTPGNVAEFVVYLNQLMFPVIALGWVTSLIQRAAASQKRINEFLHTEPEIVSVNHDRRKISGQITFNNVSFIYPDTGIQALKNVSFTVNPGEMVAIIGRTGSGKSTIANLIMRMYDCTGGEITIDQQPLKLQDLENYRSQIGFVPQEVFLFSDTIANNIAFSADVLEMPRVEQAAKDAAVYNNIAAFEKGFETMIGERGITLSGGQKQRVSIARAIVKQPQVLIFDDCLSAVDTRTEEEILNNLGNIMQGKTSIIIAHRISTIKNADKILVLEQGEIIEQGTHDSLMELKGSYFELYEKQLLEEAEEGNTAV; translated from the coding sequence ATGAAAGACCTTGCATATCTAAACAAGTTTATCTGGAAATACCGCTGGTATTTACTGCCGGGTATATTGTTTGTGATCATTTCCAACATCTTCAGTGTATTACCGGCACAGGTAATCAGACTGGCGTTCGATCTGGTTACCGATAATATTGGTACCTATCATTTATTTGCCGGCTTTCAACAGCAAAGCAGCATTTATAGCGTTTTTAGCTATAGCTTGTTTTTATTTGGCGTTTTAGTACTTGTTTTAGCATTAATAAGCGGCGCTTTTTTATTCTTTATGCGGCAAACACTCATATTAATGTCGCGCCATATCGAATACGATTTAAAAAACGCTATTTATAAGCATTACCAGATATTATCCCTGGCCTTTTACCGCCGCCACAATACCGGCGACTTAATGAACCGCGCAACCGAGGATGTTACCCGTGTACGCATGTACCTTGGGCCCGGTATTATGTATACGTTGAATACCATAGTGCGCTTTGTACTGGTGATATACGCCATGCTTTCGGTAAATACCCGGCTGGCATTATTTTCTATTTTACCTATGCCTATACTGGTGTTTAGCATATATTATGTAAACAGTATTATAAACCATCGCAGCGAATTGATACAACAGCGTTTGTCATCACTTTCCAGCTTTGTTCAGGAGAATTTTTCGGGCATAAGGGTTATAAAATCGTACGTACGCGAGAAGTTTGTGCAACAAAGCTTTGCAACGGAAAGCGAGGGTTATAAAACGCAATCCATGTCGCTGGTGCAGGCGCAGGCTATGTTTTACCCACTAATGTTGCTACTGATTGGGGTTAGTAACGTAATTATTATTTACGTTGGCGGTGTTGAAGTAATGAAAGGCAACCTTACCCCCGGCAACGTGGCCGAGTTTGTGGTTTACCTGAACCAGTTGATGTTCCCGGTAATTGCATTGGGCTGGGTTACCTCGCTGATACAGCGTGCGGCGGCATCACAAAAACGCATTAACGAGTTTTTACATACTGAGCCGGAAATTGTATCTGTCAATCACGACCGGCGTAAGATAAGCGGGCAGATCACCTTTAATAATGTATCCTTTATTTATCCCGACACCGGTATACAGGCGCTTAAAAACGTGTCGTTTACAGTAAACCCCGGCGAAATGGTGGCTATTATTGGGCGCACGGGTTCGGGCAAATCAACCATTGCCAATCTTATTATGCGCATGTATGATTGCACCGGCGGTGAAATAACAATAGACCAGCAGCCCTTAAAACTGCAGGACCTGGAAAATTACCGCTCGCAAATTGGCTTTGTGCCCCAGGAGGTATTTTTATTCTCGGATACCATTGCCAATAATATTGCCTTTAGCGCAGATGTACTGGAGATGCCGCGTGTAGAACAAGCCGCCAAAGATGCAGCTGTGTATAATAATATTGCGGCGTTTGAAAAAGGTTTTGAAACCATGATAGGCGAACGTGGCATCACCCTATCCGGCGGCCAGAAACAGCGTGTATCTATTGCCCGCGCCATTGTTAAACAACCGCAGGTATTGATATTTGACGATTGCCTTTCGGCTGTAGATACCCGTACGGAAGAGGAGATATTAAACAACCTGGGGAATATTATGCAGGGCAAAACAAGTATTATTATTGCCCACCGCATATCAACCATAAAAAACGCCGATAAAATACTGGTACTTGAACAGGGCGAAATTATTGAACAAGGCACCCACGATAGCCTGATGGAATTAAAAGGCAGCTATTTTGAACTGTACGAAAAACAGTTACTGGAAGAAGCCGAAGAAGGAAATACTGCTGTTTAG
- a CDS encoding SDR family NAD(P)-dependent oxidoreductase, translating into MTFDFTNKNVLITGGTRGIGLAASKLFAASGGNVIMTYRSDRTSAESALKELGNGNHSIFQLDVSNAAAIKHFFSAYTAKYNKLDILVNNAGVYLEHKILETDYEAWQHNWEQTIAANLTGPANMCYFAARLMREAGTGKIINISSRGAFRGEPEHPAYGASKAGLNAMSQSLAIALAPHNISVHIIAPGFVETEMAAEILNGPIGQSIKSQSGFNRVAKPEEVARLIAVYASEGLEFTSGGIVDINGASYLRS; encoded by the coding sequence ATGACTTTTGATTTCACAAACAAAAACGTGCTGATAACCGGTGGGACGCGTGGTATTGGCCTGGCGGCATCAAAACTTTTTGCAGCATCAGGCGGTAATGTGATCATGACCTATCGGAGCGACAGGACTTCGGCAGAAAGTGCTTTGAAAGAGTTAGGTAACGGCAACCATAGTATTTTTCAATTAGATGTTAGCAACGCTGCTGCTATTAAACATTTTTTTTCGGCCTATACTGCTAAATATAATAAGCTAGATATCCTGGTAAATAATGCAGGTGTTTATCTTGAGCATAAAATACTGGAAACAGATTATGAGGCCTGGCAACACAATTGGGAGCAAACTATAGCAGCCAATTTAACCGGCCCGGCTAATATGTGTTATTTTGCCGCCCGGTTAATGAGGGAAGCAGGTACAGGCAAAATTATTAATATATCGTCACGCGGGGCATTCCGTGGCGAACCTGAGCATCCTGCTTATGGCGCAAGCAAGGCAGGCTTAAATGCTATGAGCCAGTCGTTAGCGATCGCCCTGGCGCCGCACAACATCAGTGTACATATTATAGCGCCGGGTTTTGTAGAAACCGAAATGGCTGCTGAGATACTAAATGGCCCAATCGGTCAATCTATTAAAAGTCAAAGCGGGTTTAACCGCGTAGCCAAACCCGAAGAAGTGGCCCGGCTGATAGCCGTATATGCCAGCGAGGGCCTTGAATTTACCAGTGGGGGTATTGTTGATATTAATGGCGCATCGTATTTGCGCAGTTAG
- a CDS encoding metallophosphoesterase family protein — MSNRRSFIKTTIVGVAGLNLLPAINTFASGVPSAKADSNYKLRFALVSDGHYAQPDTDGDKFYSDMVEWMHKEHKHNHLDFVIVNGDLVHNRPDLLPLVKSKYLDKLPVPHYAIPGNHDWADATVWKNVFGYEDKYTVDKGDIGLVFANTADTKGKYIPADYNFLKASFEKFKAKPIVFTILHVPPHIWMPEEKAIFIECPDIIELLHSYPNIKAVFHGHDHSLDGVRYTGTLPHLFDSHFGGSWGTEYKGYRVVEVGLDNTINTYQVNASQNPKMNANKL, encoded by the coding sequence ATGAGTAACAGAAGAAGTTTTATTAAAACAACTATTGTAGGAGTAGCTGGCCTGAACCTGCTGCCGGCTATTAATACTTTTGCAAGCGGTGTACCATCCGCTAAAGCAGATAGTAACTATAAATTACGCTTTGCACTGGTATCCGACGGGCATTATGCACAACCCGATACCGACGGTGATAAGTTTTATAGCGATATGGTGGAATGGATGCACAAGGAGCATAAGCATAACCACTTGGATTTTGTAATTGTTAATGGCGACCTAGTGCACAATCGCCCCGATTTGTTGCCTTTAGTGAAATCAAAATACCTGGATAAATTACCTGTACCGCATTATGCCATCCCCGGCAACCACGATTGGGCCGATGCTACCGTATGGAAAAATGTTTTTGGCTACGAGGATAAATATACTGTTGATAAAGGTGATATAGGCCTTGTATTCGCTAATACCGCTGATACAAAGGGTAAGTATATCCCTGCAGATTACAACTTTCTGAAGGCTTCATTTGAGAAATTTAAAGCCAAACCAATTGTATTTACCATACTGCACGTACCACCGCATATATGGATGCCTGAAGAAAAAGCTATTTTTATAGAATGCCCTGATATTATTGAATTGCTGCACAGCTATCCTAACATTAAAGCGGTATTCCATGGGCACGACCATTCCCTGGATGGTGTGCGTTATACCGGTACGCTACCTCACCTGTTCGATTCGCATTTTGGCGGTAGCTGGGGCACCGAATATAAAGGTTACCGCGTGGTTGAAGTTGGTTTGGATAATACTATCAACACCTACCAGGTTAACGCCAGCCAAAACCCGAAGATGAACGCGAATAAGCTGTAA
- a CDS encoding DUF3276 family protein yields MGDFDNREREEVFSKKVRAGKRTYFFDVKATRSNDYYVTVTESKKRLEDGVFVKHKIFLYKEDFEKFVEGLKDTIDYIKANQEVVEKRYEYSENHEPATVKAADEDFSFEV; encoded by the coding sequence ATGGGAGATTTTGACAATAGAGAGCGCGAAGAGGTTTTTTCAAAAAAGGTTAGAGCAGGTAAGCGCACCTACTTTTTTGATGTAAAGGCAACACGATCAAATGACTATTATGTTACCGTTACAGAAAGTAAAAAGCGTTTAGAGGACGGGGTTTTTGTAAAGCACAAAATTTTCCTGTATAAAGAAGATTTTGAAAAATTTGTAGAGGGGTTAAAAGATACCATCGACTACATTAAGGCAAACCAGGAAGTGGTTGAGAAACGCTATGAATACAGCGAAAACCACGAACCTGCCACTGTAAAAGCAGCCGACGAAGATTTTTCGTTCGAAGTATAA
- the mgtE gene encoding magnesium transporter: MEKEMFEEVELLLEDNNEKKLSNYLNNLNISDVEQLIDDFPEHGPRFIEALALNRAVNVFRILDFPTQERIIKKLPGTTIAGLINGLPPDDRTALFSELHGDAVKTLILHLPPNDRKEALSLLGYEEDSVGRLMTPDYITVKQDWDVTKVLSHIRRYGKNSETIDVLYVIDDKGVLVDDIRIREILLVKPETKVSALMDSRLIALNVKDPQQEAINVFRMNNRVALPVTDDDNIMLGIVTVDDILWIANEEYTEDIQKIGGTEALDEPYLDINLFRLVKKRVGWLVILFLGEMLTATAMGFFEHSIAKAVVLALFIPLIISSGGNSGSQASTLIIQAMALGEVTVRDWWRVMRRELLSGLLLGLTLGVIGFMRIYIWTMFSPIYGPHWALVGLTVGAALVGVVLWGSLAGSMLPLALKKLGADPATSSAPFVATLVDVTGLIIYFSIAVMIMKGTLL; encoded by the coding sequence ATGGAAAAAGAGATGTTTGAAGAAGTAGAGCTATTGCTTGAAGATAACAACGAAAAAAAGCTTAGCAATTATCTTAACAATCTTAATATATCGGATGTTGAACAGCTGATAGATGATTTTCCCGAACATGGCCCCAGGTTTATCGAAGCGTTAGCCCTTAACCGCGCGGTAAACGTTTTCCGTATCCTCGATTTCCCTACGCAGGAACGTATCATTAAAAAACTTCCCGGTACCACTATTGCAGGCTTAATTAACGGACTGCCGCCGGACGACCGTACCGCCCTGTTTAGCGAATTGCATGGCGATGCCGTTAAAACCCTGATATTGCACCTGCCGCCCAATGATCGTAAAGAAGCACTCTCGTTATTAGGTTACGAAGAAGATAGCGTTGGCCGTTTAATGACCCCCGATTACATTACGGTTAAACAGGATTGGGATGTTACCAAAGTACTTTCGCATATACGCAGGTACGGTAAAAACTCGGAGACTATTGATGTGCTTTATGTAATTGATGATAAAGGCGTTTTAGTGGATGATATCCGTATCCGCGAGATATTATTAGTTAAACCCGAAACCAAGGTAAGCGCATTGATGGATAGCCGCCTGATTGCCCTGAACGTGAAAGACCCGCAGCAGGAAGCCATTAATGTGTTTAGGATGAATAACCGCGTGGCCCTGCCGGTAACCGACGATGATAACATCATGCTGGGTATAGTTACCGTAGACGATATCCTTTGGATTGCTAACGAAGAATATACCGAGGATATCCAGAAGATAGGTGGTACTGAAGCACTGGATGAACCTTATCTGGATATTAACCTGTTCCGCCTGGTTAAAAAGCGTGTAGGCTGGCTGGTGATACTGTTTTTAGGCGAAATGCTTACTGCTACGGCTATGGGCTTTTTTGAACATTCCATAGCAAAAGCGGTAGTGCTGGCTTTGTTCATCCCGTTAATTATCTCAAGCGGCGGTAACAGTGGTTCGCAGGCATCTACATTAATTATCCAGGCGATGGCTTTGGGCGAAGTTACCGTGCGCGATTGGTGGCGTGTTATGCGCCGCGAGCTATTGTCGGGTTTATTGCTTGGTTTAACCCTTGGGGTTATAGGTTTTATGCGGATCTATATCTGGACGATGTTTTCGCCAATTTATGGCCCACATTGGGCTTTAGTGGGCCTTACCGTAGGGGCGGCATTGGTAGGGGTGGTGTTATGGGGATCGTTAGCGGGCTCTATGCTGCCATTGGCCCTGAAGAAGCTGGGTGCCGACCCTGCTACCTCTTCAGCGCCGTTTGTGGCTACCCTGGTTGATGTTACCGGGCTGATCATTTACTTCAGCATAGCGGTGATGATCATGAAGGGGACATTGTTGTAA
- a CDS encoding MGH1-like glycoside hydrolase domain-containing protein, which yields MNIRNILLIGITTLIIARPMISNGQKISSDNAALIDAFKLAVNTVDINVRRGILAAGGDYGGEWTRDIAINSWNGVSLLRPKVAENSLWSVTINKDSIGHQYWDKIIWTVAAFNHYQVTGDRVFLKTAYRCAANSMRDLEQITFDEKYGLFMGPSVFNDGIAGYPESVYDSNNQSSFVLDHPRSKTIKCLSTNAIYYGAYQALAAMSGILKDGKKDWYEQKAQNLKAQILKYLYNDQEHKLYYLVDGEGKVDKSQEGLGVSFSILFGIVDKRQAAALMSKSITSTHGIPSIAPSFARYDSKKPGRHNTVIWPMVNGFFADAAQKIKNYEVFDRELNNLTHLALDEDKGNYNFREIYNADSGIPDGGWQRRKTPADIHWQSFKNQTWSATAYLRMVFNGLLGAKFDPDGLRFAPYLPGDIHYLTIKGIPYRKAIVNITVKGSGSHISSFEINGKQRKELLISAAATGAQHITVHLN from the coding sequence ATGAACATACGAAATATATTATTGATCGGCATAACCACCCTGATCATAGCGAGGCCGATGATCTCAAACGGCCAAAAGATCAGCTCGGATAACGCAGCACTTATTGACGCTTTCAAATTGGCAGTCAATACCGTTGATATTAACGTAAGGCGAGGTATCCTGGCTGCGGGCGGGGACTACGGTGGGGAATGGACCCGCGATATTGCCATTAATTCATGGAACGGGGTAAGTTTACTAAGGCCTAAGGTTGCCGAAAACTCTCTCTGGAGTGTTACGATAAATAAAGATTCTATTGGTCATCAGTATTGGGATAAGATCATCTGGACCGTTGCAGCCTTCAACCATTACCAGGTTACCGGTGATCGGGTCTTCTTAAAAACGGCCTATAGGTGCGCCGCAAACAGTATGAGAGATCTTGAGCAGATCACTTTCGATGAAAAATATGGACTTTTTATGGGGCCATCGGTATTCAATGATGGTATAGCCGGCTATCCTGAATCCGTTTATGATAGTAACAATCAATCCTCTTTTGTGTTGGATCATCCCCGTTCGAAAACCATCAAATGTTTAAGTACCAATGCAATTTACTATGGCGCTTATCAGGCGCTGGCCGCTATGAGCGGTATCCTGAAAGATGGCAAAAAAGACTGGTATGAACAAAAGGCCCAGAATTTAAAAGCACAAATATTGAAATATCTATATAATGACCAGGAGCACAAATTATATTACCTCGTTGACGGTGAAGGAAAAGTCGATAAATCTCAGGAAGGCCTTGGCGTTTCCTTCTCCATTCTGTTCGGCATAGTCGATAAAAGGCAAGCTGCTGCTTTGATGAGCAAGAGCATCACATCGACGCATGGTATCCCTTCCATTGCACCGTCTTTTGCCAGGTACGACTCTAAAAAACCGGGCAGACATAATACGGTAATTTGGCCAATGGTGAACGGCTTTTTCGCAGATGCAGCACAAAAAATAAAGAACTATGAAGTGTTCGATAGGGAATTAAATAACCTGACACACCTTGCACTGGATGAAGACAAGGGGAATTATAATTTCAGGGAAATATATAATGCTGATTCGGGTATCCCAGATGGTGGCTGGCAGCGGAGAAAAACCCCCGCTGATATACACTGGCAATCCTTCAAAAACCAGACATGGTCGGCTACAGCTTATTTACGCATGGTTTTTAATGGGTTATTAGGCGCTAAATTCGACCCTGACGGCTTACGATTCGCGCCTTACTTACCAGGGGACATCCACTACTTAACCATTAAAGGTATACCGTACAGAAAGGCCATTGTCAATATTACGGTGAAAGGTAGCGGCAGCCATATTTCCTCATTTGAGATAAACGGTAAACAGCGGAAAGAACTTCTAATAAGCGCTGCAGCTACAGGCGCACAGCATATTACTGTTCATCTTAATTAA